CGCCCGACGCGTCGAGGTCGACTGCGACCGGCCCCAGCCGGTCGAGCGGGACGGCGACCCAGCCGGCAGCACCCGCCGGCTGGTGGTTGAGATCCTCCCGCGGGCGCTCACCCTGTGCGTGCCCGCCCGTGCGGAGGGATCGGAGCAGGAGGACAACCCATGAGTACCGCCACGCGGGTCCCCGAGACCCACGAGGTCGCTCGCCCAGAAGCGCGACGAGCGGGTCTGGGAAGTCGGCGCAGCCTGGTCAACGCCTCGCCCGGCTGCCGTTTCCTTTCACCGCTCCGCCGGTAGAGCCGGGCGGGTCGGCTCGGGGGTGGGCGGCGCGACCGCGCCCAGGTGGATCTGCCGCTCGACCTCGATGAATCGCTGCTCCGCGTGACGGTCGCGGGTCAGCAGCGAGACCACGAAGCCGCACGCGAACGCCAGCGGCATCGACACGAGCGCCGGGTTCTTGAGCGGGAAGGGTGCGCTGGCGTTGCCGAATACGGCGACCTGGATGGTCGGCGAGATGTAGATCAGCACCAGGGCCGACACGGCGCCGACCACGATGCTTGCGACCGCGCCCCAGGTGGTGAAGCGACGCCAGAAGATCGCCAGCAGCAGCGCCGGGAAGTTCGCGCTGGCGGCGATGGCGAATGCGAGCCCGACCATGAAGGCGACGTTCTGGCCCTCCAAGGCGATCCCGAGGATGATCGCCATGGCGCCCATCACCACGGTCGCGATGCGGGCCACGCGCAGCTGCTCCGACTCGGGCGCCTGGCCACCGCGCACGACGTTGACCCACAGGTCGTGCGAGAGCGCGGCCGCCCCGGCCAGCGTCAGCCCGGCCACCACGGCCAGGATCGTGGCGAACGCCACGGCCGCGATGAAGCCGAGGAAGGGCGTCCCGCCGACTTCCTGCGCGAGCAGCGGCGCGGCCATGTTGCCGCCCTTCTCGACGCCGGTGATGGTGTCCCGCCCGACCAGCGCCATGGCGCCGAAGCCGAGCACGAAAGTGAACAGGTAGAACAGCCCGATCAGGAAGGTCGCCCAGTTGACCGACGACCGTGCCGCCTTGGTGTCGGGGACGGTGTAGAAGCGCATCAGGATGTGGGGCAGCCCGGCGGTGCCGAACATGAGCGCCAGCCCGAGCGAGATCGCGTCCCACGATCCGGTGACCACCTTCGTGCCCGGGGCGAGCACCGCCTGGCCGTTCGCGTCGGCCGCCTCGGCAAACAGCCTGACGGGGTTCATGCCGAACTTGGCCAGTACCAGCACGACGAGGATGAAGGCGCCGCCGAGCAGCAGCAGCGCCTTGATGATCTGCACCCAGGTGGTCGCGATCATGCCGCCCAGGAGCAGCAGCGCGATCATCACGGCGCCGACGATGATGACGGCCAGCGCGTAGTCGAGCCCGAACATCAGCTTGATCAGCGAGCCGGCGCCGACCATCTGGGCGATCAGGTAGAAGACGACCACCGACAGCGTGCCGACCGCCGACGCGATCCGGACTGGCTTCTGGTGCAGGCGGAAGGCGACCACGTCGGCGAAGGTGTACTTGCCGAGGTTGCGCAGCGGCTCGGCGATCAGGAACAGCACGATCGGCCAGCCGACCAGGAAGCCGATCGAATAGATCAGCCCGTCGAAGCCGTTCAGGGCCACCAGCCCGGCGATGCCGAGGAAGCTGGCCGCGCTCATGTAGTCGCCGGCGAGGGCGACCCCGTTCTGGAAGCCGGTGACGTTGCCGCCGGCGGCGTAGAACTGCTCGGTCGTGTGCGTGCGCCGGGCCGCCCAGTAGCTGATCCCGAGAACGCCCAGGATGAACAGGCCGAAGAACGAGATCGCGAGCGCGTCCGGGTCACCCAGCTTGGCCAGCACCACCATGTCGCTCACCCCCTGAGGCGCCGGATCTCGGGCTCGTAGACCCGGTTCGCCCAGCCGACGTAGAACCAGGTCAGTACCCAGGTCGCGAGGATCACGAGCACGCCGAGCAGCATCCCGAGGCTCAGGCCGTCGGTGAGGCGCCGCCCGAGCAGCGGCTTGTTGAACGCGATGAGCAGGATGAAGCCGAAGTAGACGACCAGCATGATCAGGGTCAGCACGACGCCGACCCGGAAGCGGCGGGCGGCCAGGGCGTCCAGATCCTCCTCGTGCGTGGCGGCAGCCCGTCTCTCGGCAGCCTCGTCAGCCATACCGACCACCTCCCAAACCGGGACCAACCTGGAAACATGTGAAGCGTATACCTCCACTCCAGACCCCGGTACCACCGGTTCGTCCGCGCTACGCCGGGGTCGCTCAGCCGCGCGCGTACAGGGAGTTGCTGACGCGCGCCTGGTAGGTCCTGCGGGCCGCCTCCCGTGCATCTCGCAGCGTCACCACGCCCTGCGCGCCCAGGAGCCGGAGGAGCTTGAGGAAGATCTCGCCGGTGAGGATCGCGTCGCCGAGCGCGGTATGGCGCCCGATCACGCTGACGCCGAGCCGTGCCGCCATCGCCTCGAGGGAGTGCTCCTCGTGGTCGGGGTGGACGACCGCCGACAGCAGCAGGGTGTCCAGCACGGGCTGGG
Above is a window of Actinomycetes bacterium DNA encoding:
- a CDS encoding sodium/solute symporter (Members of the Solute:Sodium Symporter (SSS), TC 2.A.21 as described in tcdb.org, catalyze solute:Na+ symport. Known solutes for members of the family include sugars, amino acids, nucleosides, inositols, vitamins, urea or anions, depending on the system.) — protein: MVVLAKLGDPDALAISFFGLFILGVLGISYWAARRTHTTEQFYAAGGNVTGFQNGVALAGDYMSAASFLGIAGLVALNGFDGLIYSIGFLVGWPIVLFLIAEPLRNLGKYTFADVVAFRLHQKPVRIASAVGTLSVVVFYLIAQMVGAGSLIKLMFGLDYALAVIIVGAVMIALLLLGGMIATTWVQIIKALLLLGGAFILVVLVLAKFGMNPVRLFAEAADANGQAVLAPGTKVVTGSWDAISLGLALMFGTAGLPHILMRFYTVPDTKAARSSVNWATFLIGLFYLFTFVLGFGAMALVGRDTITGVEKGGNMAAPLLAQEVGGTPFLGFIAAVAFATILAVVAGLTLAGAAALSHDLWVNVVRGGQAPESEQLRVARIATVVMGAMAIILGIALEGQNVAFMVGLAFAIAASANFPALLLAIFWRRFTTWGAVASIVVGAVSALVLIYISPTIQVAVFGNASAPFPLKNPALVSMPLAFACGFVVSLLTRDRHAEQRFIEVERQIHLGAVAPPTPEPTRPALPAER
- a CDS encoding DUF485 domain-containing protein, which translates into the protein MADEAAERRAAATHEEDLDALAARRFRVGVVLTLIMLVVYFGFILLIAFNKPLLGRRLTDGLSLGMLLGVLVILATWVLTWFYVGWANRVYEPEIRRLRG